The candidate division TA06 bacterium B3_TA06 genome includes a region encoding these proteins:
- a CDS encoding thiamine biosynthesis protein ThiJ, producing the protein MRRLLPVLVLAALACGSKPSASEAESVSLPESRSKVLFVIAHQGFRDEELATPKKILEEGGFAGVIASTDTSVAKGMLGAKVKPDLLISQANADDYVALVIVGGAGARTLWSDSTLIRLAGEFKEADKILGAICLAPVVFARAGILKGIDATCFSSVASELKAGEANYLTEDVVCRGKIVTASGPRAAEAFGHKLLSLLKKEEE; encoded by the coding sequence ATGCGTAGATTGTTGCCGGTCTTAGTGTTGGCGGCTTTGGCCTGCGGATCTAAGCCGTCTGCAAGTGAGGCCGAATCGGTGAGCCTTCCTGAATCTCGATCCAAGGTTCTTTTTGTGATCGCTCACCAGGGATTTCGAGATGAGGAACTTGCCACTCCCAAGAAGATTCTGGAAGAGGGTGGATTTGCCGGCGTAATAGCCTCAACCGACACCAGCGTTGCGAAGGGTATGCTGGGCGCGAAGGTGAAGCCTGATCTTTTAATCTCGCAGGCCAATGCCGACGATTACGTTGCTCTGGTGATCGTGGGGGGGGCGGGTGCCAGGACGCTCTGGAGCGACAGCACCTTGATTCGATTGGCAGGCGAGTTCAAAGAGGCCGATAAGATCCTCGGAGCTATCTGTCTTGCTCCAGTCGTCTTTGCACGTGCAGGTATACTGAAAGGCATAGATGCGACCTGCTTTTCCTCCGTCGCTTCCGAACTGAAGGCCGGAGAAGCCAACTACCTGACAGAAGACGTGGTATGCAGAGGAAAGATAGTTACCGCCTCCGGCCCTCGTGCTGCTGAGGCTTTCGGGCACAAACTGCTGTCCTTGCTCAAGAAGGAAGAGGAGTGA
- a CDS encoding D-tyrosyl-tRNA(Tyr) deacylase, with product MRAVVQRVSRAAVRVDGNQKASISKGLLVLLGVEKGDSAEEIVRFAERLPRHRFFTDADGKMNLSLKDVGGSILVVSQFTLAANLAKGLRPSFDPAMEPDRAREFVGVFVDTLRSAGIDVKEGVFGAHMEVELVNDGPVTFVFQGAL from the coding sequence GTGAGGGCGGTCGTTCAGCGAGTAAGCCGGGCAGCGGTCAGGGTGGATGGAAACCAAAAGGCTTCGATCTCGAAGGGGCTCTTGGTTCTACTTGGAGTGGAGAAAGGGGACAGCGCCGAAGAGATTGTCCGCTTCGCCGAGCGACTTCCGAGACACCGGTTCTTCACCGATGCCGACGGCAAGATGAATCTTTCACTTAAAGATGTCGGAGGAAGCATTCTTGTTGTTTCCCAGTTTACCCTTGCCGCCAATCTTGCAAAGGGTCTGCGACCCTCTTTCGATCCGGCGATGGAACCTGATCGAGCTCGAGAGTTTGTGGGAGTCTTTGTTGATACGCTTCGTTCAGCTGGGATAGATGTTAAAGAGGGTGTTTTTGGTGCGCACATGGAGGTTGAACTGGTCAATGATGGGCCTGTGACGTTCGTATTTCAAGGAGCCTTGTGA
- a CDS encoding bifunctional 4'-phosphopantothenoylcysteine decarboxylase/phosphopantothenoylcysteine synthetase, whose translation MNERLLLGVTGSIAAYKAPFILRRLRERGFRVPVVLTEAAQHFIGRVTFESLTTDGVYDNLWARREALSHISLLEGTRLVLIAPATADIIAKAAHGLADDLLSSLILAADPKLLLFAPAMNTGMWRNPATQENIATLKGRGAGFVEPGEGELACGIVGKGRLAEIEEIVLAAERLLRTHPILGGKTVVITCGRTEEELDPVRVITNRSSGRMGAELARAFARARADVTLLAGQVSVPLPCGVQIIRVNSAAQMLEQLTSLMPSTDVLLMAAAIADYRPQQTPGYKIKDRELTLTLSKTPDILSAFADSSTVRIGFSVEAAEDWRAAALEKLTLKKLDAIVANPAEVIGREQTEAVIIYSGGEEIEVPRTSKEELAERLVEVTAELMQRKESRG comes from the coding sequence ATGAACGAGCGACTTCTGTTGGGAGTAACCGGGTCAATAGCCGCGTACAAAGCCCCCTTCATCCTTCGCAGGCTTCGTGAAAGGGGATTTCGAGTACCTGTGGTTTTGACAGAGGCGGCCCAGCATTTCATCGGGCGTGTTACATTCGAGTCATTGACCACCGATGGGGTCTACGATAACCTGTGGGCAAGGCGGGAGGCGCTTTCACATATCTCGCTTCTTGAAGGCACCCGTCTTGTTCTTATAGCCCCTGCAACCGCGGACATCATTGCAAAGGCTGCTCATGGTCTGGCCGACGATCTGCTCTCAAGCCTTATTCTGGCGGCAGACCCGAAGCTCTTGCTTTTTGCACCGGCCATGAACACCGGGATGTGGCGGAATCCGGCTACCCAGGAGAATATAGCCACACTCAAGGGGCGCGGTGCCGGGTTTGTTGAACCTGGCGAGGGCGAGCTTGCATGCGGGATAGTCGGTAAGGGTCGGCTTGCTGAGATTGAAGAAATCGTGCTCGCTGCCGAGAGGTTGCTCCGAACACATCCGATTCTTGGAGGTAAAACGGTGGTTATTACCTGTGGTCGGACAGAGGAGGAGCTCGATCCGGTAAGGGTTATTACCAACCGATCATCCGGCAGGATGGGTGCAGAACTTGCCAGGGCGTTTGCCAGGGCCAGAGCCGATGTGACACTCCTCGCAGGCCAGGTGAGCGTGCCACTGCCCTGTGGGGTCCAGATCATCAGGGTGAACTCGGCAGCCCAGATGCTTGAACAGCTTACATCCCTTATGCCATCTACCGATGTATTGCTCATGGCAGCAGCTATCGCAGACTACAGACCACAACAGACTCCGGGCTATAAAATCAAGGATAGGGAGCTCACCTTAACCCTTTCTAAAACCCCAGACATTCTGTCCGCATTTGCAGATTCATCAACCGTTCGTATTGGTTTCTCTGTTGAAGCCGCGGAAGACTGGAGGGCTGCGGCGCTTGAAAAACTTACCTTAAAGAAGCTCGACGCGATAGTGGCCAATCCGGCTGAGGTTATAGGTAGAGAACAAACCGAGGCTGTGATTATCTATTCAGGCGGCGAGGAGATTGAGGTCCCACGAACGAGCAAGGAAGAGCTGGCGGAAAGGCTGGTTGAGGTGACCGCCGAACTTATGCAAAGGAAGGAGAGCCGTGGCTGA
- a CDS encoding YicC family protein, with product MVNSMTGQGRAVAPIKPEGLRLTVEVHSLNHRYLEVSVKLPDQLAGYEEKIKQVIKENLNRGSVSVTVHLEESNGKRLVLAQEVLDDFLHLLKELRKRVPVSEEITPELLFRIPGLIKEESRDVETARLWKYTKRLVDRAIKDLVRMRRAEGRNLEKDLRGRLKVINSNLSAVKRRIPGRIKKKRAKLLELLEEMKIEPDRNRLLQEVLYFSERFDIHEECVRLENHIKLFRETLRAKESNGRRLNFITQEMMKETNTIGSKANDTAITHFVIAMKEEVEKIREQVQNVE from the coding sequence ATGGTCAACAGCATGACCGGACAAGGAAGGGCCGTTGCTCCCATCAAACCGGAGGGATTACGTCTAACAGTGGAGGTGCATTCACTAAATCACCGCTATCTTGAGGTGAGTGTTAAGCTGCCTGATCAGTTGGCAGGTTACGAGGAAAAGATCAAACAGGTGATAAAAGAGAACCTAAATCGCGGCTCGGTGAGTGTTACTGTCCACCTTGAAGAATCCAACGGCAAGCGTCTGGTTCTTGCCCAGGAAGTTCTTGACGATTTTCTGCATCTTCTAAAGGAATTGCGAAAGCGGGTGCCTGTATCTGAAGAAATAACCCCTGAGCTACTCTTCCGAATCCCCGGTCTTATCAAGGAAGAGTCTCGTGATGTGGAGACGGCCAGGCTCTGGAAATACACGAAGCGCTTGGTTGATCGTGCTATTAAGGATCTGGTAAGGATGCGCCGCGCCGAAGGAAGGAACCTTGAGAAGGATCTAAGAGGACGCCTTAAAGTCATCAACAGCAATCTGAGTGCTGTTAAGCGCAGGATCCCTGGACGAATCAAGAAGAAACGCGCCAAGCTTCTGGAGCTTCTGGAAGAGATGAAGATTGAACCTGACCGCAACCGGTTGTTGCAGGAGGTTCTCTATTTCTCGGAGCGGTTCGATATCCATGAGGAGTGCGTTCGACTTGAAAACCATATAAAACTCTTTAGGGAGACACTTCGGGCCAAGGAATCCAACGGCCGAAGGCTGAACTTCATCACCCAGGAGATGATGAAGGAGACCAACACCATCGGATCTAAGGCGAACGATACCGCGATTACCCACTTCGTTATAGCTATGAAAGAAGAGGTAGAAAAGATTCGCGAGCAAGTCCAGAATGTTGAGTAG
- a CDS encoding guanylate kinase, with protein sequence MLSRNPFLFILSAPSGAGKTTLCRSLVRRDDKVRYSVSATTRPRRGKEEDGKAYHFVSDEEFSSLAEQDGLLEWEEVYGYRYGTPKAQVQELLAAGFDVVLDMDINGALHLKERYPESVTVFLLPPSLSELRRRLTARGRDDRETIEVRLARAEAEIERAREFDYVVVNDSLSASLALLQAILDAERARAARIKKIKLTED encoded by the coding sequence ATGTTGAGTAGGAACCCATTTTTGTTTATACTTTCGGCTCCCTCAGGTGCGGGGAAGACAACATTGTGCCGCTCGCTTGTGCGGCGCGATGACAAGGTTCGCTACTCGGTTTCGGCAACCACCCGGCCGAGGCGCGGTAAGGAAGAAGACGGCAAGGCCTACCATTTCGTAAGCGACGAGGAGTTTTCGAGCCTGGCCGAGCAGGATGGTTTGCTTGAATGGGAGGAGGTTTACGGTTATCGCTACGGCACTCCTAAAGCCCAGGTCCAGGAGCTGCTCGCAGCGGGGTTTGACGTTGTGTTGGATATGGACATTAATGGAGCGCTTCATCTGAAGGAGCGTTACCCTGAGAGCGTTACCGTTTTTTTGCTGCCGCCCAGCCTTTCCGAGCTGCGCCGCAGGCTTACCGCAAGGGGACGGGACGATCGCGAGACGATCGAGGTGCGCCTTGCGCGTGCCGAGGCTGAGATCGAACGGGCTAGGGAGTTCGATTACGTGGTGGTGAACGATTCGCTTTCTGCAAGCCTCGCTTTGCTTCAGGCTATCCTTGATGCGGAACGCGCTCGCGCTGCGCGAATTAAAAAGATTAAACTAACGGAGGATTGA